A genomic region of Psychrobacter sp. M13 contains the following coding sequences:
- a CDS encoding DUF4238 domain-containing protein gives MNPPKKHHYVPQFFLKPWLTNGMLSCYIIKEDKTFKSPTRKTALENNLYMFDGDEIESQFLSPFIDNLLDNDVIKVRNKSWKDLSSRTKSNFFKFLVLLDARNPQSLKSISSGYEEIKNKVELTKIEDGFEDLINNEHYVFLCIAIHELNLKVKKPLPEENNVFKTSLYNMYMKISRLIDDNELFPSFQSILMKKNLHCLEINIERDRFVTSTVPVRKMGNYNGSYLTNVNISPRKSLIFSNNIDYINKFVDLTTEQKINEINYFNINKMPNSFQPERIILPSDIELSYVKNMLKRKA, from the coding sequence ATGAACCCACCCAAAAAACATCATTATGTACCACAGTTTTTTTTAAAGCCTTGGCTTACCAATGGAATGCTTAGTTGTTACATTATAAAAGAAGATAAGACTTTTAAAAGCCCAACTAGGAAAACTGCTCTTGAAAACAATTTATATATGTTTGATGGTGATGAGATAGAGTCTCAATTTCTTTCTCCTTTTATAGACAATCTTTTAGACAATGATGTAATAAAAGTTAGAAATAAAAGTTGGAAAGATTTATCTTCTCGTACCAAAAGTAACTTTTTCAAGTTTCTAGTTCTTCTTGATGCTAGAAATCCACAATCTTTAAAATCAATATCAAGTGGCTATGAAGAAATTAAAAACAAAGTAGAGTTGACAAAAATAGAAGATGGTTTTGAGGATTTGATAAATAATGAACATTATGTATTCCTATGCATAGCTATTCACGAACTCAACCTTAAAGTTAAAAAACCTTTGCCAGAAGAAAATAACGTTTTTAAGACTAGTTTATACAATATGTATATGAAAATTAGCCGTTTAATAGATGATAATGAGTTGTTTCCAAGCTTTCAATCCATATTAATGAAAAAAAACTTACATTGTTTAGAAATAAATATAGAGCGAGATAGGTTTGTTACGTCAACAGTGCCTGTTAGAAAAATGGGTAACTATAATGGCAGTTATTTAACAAATGTAAATATCAGTCCAAGAAAATCTTTAATCTTTAGCAACAATATAGATTATATAAATAAATTTGTAGATCTAACCACAGAACAAAAAATAAATGAAATAAATTATTTTAATATCAATAAAATGCCTAATTCTTTTCAACCAGAAAGAATTATACTGCCTAGCGATATAGAACTTAGCTACGTAAAAAACATGCTTAAACGTAAAGCATAG
- a CDS encoding sugar transporter, which produces MTAQFEADTVSVRTQYFRVILMGISAFVINTTEFVPVALLSDIAKDFSITTAETGWMLTLYAWVVAAMSLPLMLLTSRLERKRLLLALFIVFIASHALSVFAWSFQVLLISRVGIAFSHAIFWAITAAITLRVAPEGKRALALSILATGTSLALVLGVPIGRILGQWFGWRTTFAGIGIIAFIVFVLQAKLLPNLPSMFDGSFKKLPELLKNPLLVCLYLFCFVVFTADYAAYSYIEPFMNRVGSLSENSVTFILLLFGCAGLIGSYIFSRWSDTSTVIMMLVSTILILVSMLLMLWTVTSIWWFSIITVIWGTAMLLLMLTIQSKVIEIDINAQDMVMAMFSAVINLGIGMGALLGGYAVTYISISSVGFVGAAIAFVALLLMIYMIKRFDELN; this is translated from the coding sequence ATGACAGCTCAATTTGAAGCGGATACCGTCTCTGTACGCACCCAATACTTTCGCGTCATCTTAATGGGGATTAGCGCGTTCGTTATTAATACCACAGAGTTTGTTCCTGTAGCATTACTCAGTGATATTGCCAAAGATTTTTCTATTACTACCGCCGAAACAGGATGGATGTTGACTCTGTATGCGTGGGTAGTCGCGGCAATGTCATTGCCCTTGATGTTATTGACTAGCAGACTTGAGCGTAAGCGCTTACTACTGGCGCTGTTTATAGTATTTATCGCCAGCCACGCGTTATCGGTGTTTGCCTGGAGCTTTCAGGTCTTGCTTATTAGTCGGGTAGGTATCGCTTTTTCTCATGCGATATTTTGGGCAATCACTGCCGCTATAACCTTGCGCGTAGCACCTGAAGGTAAAAGGGCTTTAGCACTGAGCATATTAGCGACAGGTACGTCACTAGCGCTAGTATTAGGTGTGCCCATTGGGCGGATACTAGGTCAATGGTTTGGTTGGCGTACCACCTTTGCAGGTATCGGTATTATTGCTTTTATCGTGTTTGTTTTACAGGCAAAGCTACTGCCAAACTTGCCTAGTATGTTTGATGGGTCGTTTAAAAAGCTTCCAGAACTATTAAAAAACCCCTTGTTGGTGTGTTTATATCTATTTTGCTTCGTCGTATTTACCGCTGATTATGCCGCTTACTCTTATATCGAACCCTTTATGAATCGGGTCGGATCGCTTAGCGAAAACTCAGTCACTTTTATACTACTATTATTCGGCTGTGCAGGGCTTATCGGCAGCTATATCTTTAGTCGTTGGAGCGATACATCCACTGTAATAATGATGTTAGTCTCTACAATACTGATATTGGTATCTATGCTGCTGATGCTATGGACGGTGACGTCAATTTGGTGGTTCAGTATCATTACCGTGATTTGGGGCACTGCTATGCTACTACTGATGCTCACCATTCAATCAAAAGTCATTGAGATTGATATCAATGCGCAGGATATGGTGATGGCGATGTTCTCTGCTGTTATCAATTTAGGCATAGGCATGGGAGCTTTGCTCGGTGGCTATGCGGTTACTTATATCTCAATTTCAAGCGTCGGTTTCGTCGGTGCAGCTATTGCCTTTGTCGCGCTGTTGTTAATGATTTATATGATAAAACGCTTTGATGAGTTGAATTGA
- a CDS encoding serine protease, which produces MTVQNTLVLGANTVIEQAQCSVAFTTPDNLKFGQQLGLLWLPLDASRKAACSPAYLHEPKDWAKLDSTDTPSAWQLNLQDLFNNQNVSFLQLIAYAYHEPTLNLPAVELNKVNLRLNDGAITYDFATTERHVKAAIVLEIYQRNGQYKCRALGEASTQGLNSLEQRVQVSLDIRPPNVHELIQDAQRQQNQTASNNDVRPPRQVQTGETWTGTAFAIDDYHLLTCYHVIESANLIGIRQQGQPDREAQVVLADIGSDSAIIRVNEPLPHYLPLAQRCSDILGETITTLGFPLSGLSSQLQVTQGCISGLTGSGDDIRYIQFTAPIQPGSSGSPLLLPTGEVVGMVTSSFVHEHAQNLNYAVKFQLLSALLASAGISLDNASTNKTSLLKMSALLSTPQLSKQSRSALWLVGCEG; this is translated from the coding sequence ATGACAGTACAGAATACTTTAGTATTAGGCGCTAATACCGTTATTGAGCAAGCGCAGTGCTCAGTCGCTTTTACTACGCCCGATAATCTTAAGTTTGGTCAGCAGCTGGGACTGTTGTGGCTACCTTTAGATGCCAGTCGCAAAGCGGCTTGTAGTCCTGCTTATTTGCATGAGCCAAAAGACTGGGCGAAGTTGGATAGTACTGATACGCCAAGCGCGTGGCAACTTAACTTACAAGACTTATTTAACAACCAAAACGTCAGCTTTTTACAGCTCATCGCTTATGCTTATCATGAGCCAACGCTTAACTTGCCAGCCGTTGAGCTAAACAAAGTCAATTTGCGCTTAAATGATGGCGCTATCACGTACGACTTTGCTACCACCGAGCGCCATGTAAAAGCCGCTATCGTACTGGAGATCTACCAACGCAACGGTCAGTATAAATGCCGTGCCTTAGGTGAGGCCTCTACTCAAGGGCTCAATAGTTTAGAGCAGCGTGTACAAGTGAGTCTCGATATTAGGCCGCCCAATGTTCATGAGCTCATTCAAGATGCTCAGCGCCAGCAAAACCAGACTGCCAGTAATAATGATGTGCGTCCACCAAGACAAGTTCAAACGGGTGAAACGTGGACGGGTACGGCATTTGCCATTGATGACTATCATTTATTAACTTGCTATCATGTCATCGAATCAGCCAATCTAATCGGTATTCGTCAGCAGGGTCAGCCCGATCGCGAGGCGCAAGTGGTACTCGCTGATATCGGCAGCGACTCGGCGATCATTCGAGTCAATGAGCCACTTCCTCACTACCTTCCATTAGCACAGCGCTGTAGTGATATCTTGGGCGAGACGATTACGACATTAGGCTTTCCGCTGTCTGGACTTAGTAGTCAACTGCAAGTGACTCAAGGCTGTATCTCAGGCTTGACTGGCTCTGGCGATGATATTCGTTATATACAGTTTACCGCGCCGATTCAGCCTGGCTCTAGTGGCAGTCCACTGCTATTGCCAACGGGCGAAGTAGTCGGTATGGTGACGTCCAGCTTTGTCCATGAGCACGCGCAAAACCTCAACTATGCAGTAAAATTTCAGTTATTATCAGCGCTATTAGCCAGCGCTGGTATCAGTCTGGATAATGCATCCACTAATAAAACAAGTTTATTGAAAATGAGTGCATTATTATCAACGCCACAGCTCAGTAAACAAAGTCGCAGTGCGCTGTGGCTAGTCGGCTGTGAAGGTTAA
- a CDS encoding phosphoribosyltransferase domain-containing protein yields the protein MSDKQKITTITLPRGTLDLTYQTNNVAGNDSAYELEDLLGFAQRINPKRAFLFVSKVLGRHIPVAPSTMRRAFTDLASLVPDNLSEPILVIGMAETAVGLSAGVHQALQTRYPNALLLNSTRHAQHDETSDGNNTETLLTTFSEDHSHASQHLIYQSSDKVTQAQLLASKTVIMVDDEASTGNTCINVVTALRDAGLTQLEQVHLTTLVDWSLEQTGLDDTVSDKIASRLPNIDFYRHHLLSGAWQWTDAPNPEPITMPSVDTTAAGSQPILPTGNWGRFPTLDSTDGFESYLKRFKKAFAGFNNQVAFEQTLFEEDQLPKRILVLGCNEFVWLPFLLAEWLEQNTRANHVEHDIKFSALTRSPIALGGAITTMMSFTDNYGLGMTNFVYNVEPKDWDLIVLCVETPADSVDAMWQDLDNVLVVGADI from the coding sequence ATGTCAGATAAGCAAAAAATTACAACCATTACCCTACCACGGGGTACGCTTGATTTAACCTATCAAACCAATAATGTGGCTGGTAATGATAGTGCTTATGAGTTAGAGGACCTACTCGGTTTCGCTCAACGCATTAATCCTAAACGCGCATTTTTATTCGTCTCAAAAGTATTAGGCCGCCATATTCCAGTGGCTCCTAGTACTATGCGTCGTGCTTTTACCGATCTAGCCAGTTTAGTACCTGATAATTTATCTGAGCCAATTTTAGTGATTGGTATGGCAGAGACTGCTGTAGGACTATCCGCTGGTGTGCACCAAGCCCTGCAAACGCGCTATCCCAATGCACTATTACTAAACTCTACCCGTCACGCCCAGCACGATGAAACTAGCGATGGGAATAATACTGAAACACTGCTTACCACCTTTAGCGAAGACCACAGCCATGCCAGCCAGCATTTGATTTATCAAAGCTCTGATAAAGTGACCCAAGCGCAATTGCTCGCTAGTAAAACGGTCATCATGGTCGATGATGAGGCCTCAACAGGCAATACTTGTATCAACGTAGTCACTGCCTTACGCGATGCAGGACTGACGCAATTAGAGCAAGTGCATCTGACCACTTTAGTCGATTGGTCATTAGAGCAAACAGGATTAGATGATACTGTTTCTGATAAGATTGCTTCACGTTTGCCGAATATCGACTTTTATCGTCATCATCTACTATCAGGTGCTTGGCAGTGGACAGATGCACCCAATCCTGAACCCATTACTATGCCATCGGTTGATACTACAGCAGCTGGCTCGCAGCCTATTTTACCAACTGGCAATTGGGGTCGCTTTCCGACTTTGGATAGCACTGATGGCTTTGAGAGTTATTTAAAGCGGTTTAAAAAAGCTTTTGCAGGCTTTAATAATCAGGTCGCTTTTGAGCAAACACTTTTTGAAGAAGATCAGCTACCGAAGAGAATTTTAGTATTAGGCTGTAACGAATTTGTCTGGTTACCGTTTTTATTAGCAGAATGGTTAGAGCAAAACACGCGCGCAAACCATGTAGAACATGATATCAAATTTAGTGCGCTTACTCGCTCGCCGATTGCGCTTGGCGGTGCGATTACGACTATGATGAGCTTTACCGATAATTATGGGCTGGGTATGACTAACTTTGTCTATAACGTCGAGCCAAAGGATTGGGACTTGATTGTACTTTGTGTAGAAACGCCAGCAGATAGTGTTGATGCGATGTGGCAGGATTTGGATAATGTATTGGTGGTGGGTGCTGATATATGA
- a CDS encoding HAD hydrolase family protein has product MTIPFFQPNPNIIKPYALMDLDDTLFQTQRKIDAWDLVANDSESLVCATVNKKDEPLSFMTTRQANFFNWLLVSTELIVVTARDTSEIKRVKLPFSSWQVLTHGAIVLMPNGARLDAWQQHIYNELEPLQDKLNQLSELFASHSKNDTSQLVFTPHKDTFNGGNSNNNGSSEHELTIYLAIKHAQKDHQALIELANKLPSLIRDFDQHFYVHVNANNLAILPHAIHKRHAVQFLLEHRLDNTRPSFGFGDSLADLPFLQLLDWYGMPNHGQLHSALNNF; this is encoded by the coding sequence ATGACTATCCCATTCTTCCAGCCAAACCCAAACATTATCAAACCCTACGCGCTAATGGATTTGGATGATACGCTGTTTCAGACCCAGCGTAAGATTGACGCTTGGGATTTAGTAGCTAACGATTCTGAGAGTTTAGTTTGCGCGACGGTTAATAAAAAAGATGAACCGCTTAGCTTTATGACTACTCGCCAAGCTAACTTTTTTAATTGGTTACTCGTCAGCACTGAATTGATAGTGGTAACCGCTCGTGATACTAGCGAAATTAAACGTGTAAAACTACCCTTTAGCAGCTGGCAAGTACTGACCCATGGCGCGATTGTTCTAATGCCAAATGGCGCGCGACTGGACGCTTGGCAACAGCATATTTATAATGAGCTTGAGCCATTACAGGACAAACTCAATCAGCTTAGCGAACTGTTTGCTAGTCATAGTAAAAACGATACTAGTCAGCTAGTATTTACGCCACATAAAGATACTTTTAATGGTGGTAATAGCAATAATAATGGCTCTAGCGAGCACGAATTAACGATTTATTTAGCAATTAAGCACGCGCAAAAAGATCATCAAGCGCTGATTGAGCTTGCTAATAAATTACCCTCGTTAATACGTGATTTTGATCAGCATTTTTATGTGCATGTAAATGCTAATAATTTAGCGATTCTGCCGCATGCTATTCATAAGCGCCATGCGGTACAATTCTTACTAGAGCATCGTTTAGACAATACGCGACCCAGTTTTGGCTTTGGTGATAGCTTAGCAGATTTGCCATTTCTACAATTATTGGACTGGTATGGCATGCCCAATCATGGTCAGTTACATTCAGCTTTAAATAATTTTTAA
- a CDS encoding cysteine protease StiP family protein produces the protein MTHSNLPPIESFGSGSYLPSDVTVLLDIVDKTTVADVPVSEKEALIQSGQRHYSDMLTLEQAPSAMHDQLYKQALDQGAPRTATDIANLAFTLHHIFNDKVNSEHPLILVSLVRAGLPVGVLLQRALKDANRTYHLPSQHYGISIIRDRGLDSIALQLILDKYPDSPIVFVDGWTGKGAIYQELARSLEPFNDSTHANYNNFFHQGTDIIPLLTLADPAGMAWLAASTDDWLIPSGLLNSTVSGLISRSLYTDPESGLHRSVFYDNLVESDNSLAFIDTIDTLRQSLAMTTRLLARFEHPRYQTADLIDTLADQYKITNRNRIKPTIAEATRAILRRDPEQVLLASADHPDTRLLRHLCAQRNIEITVLGDKILPYQAITIIKQRTAHI, from the coding sequence ATGACACATTCTAATTTGCCGCCTATCGAAAGCTTTGGTTCAGGCAGCTATCTGCCATCCGATGTCACTGTACTGCTAGACATCGTCGATAAAACGACAGTCGCTGATGTTCCTGTGAGTGAAAAAGAAGCCTTGATTCAAAGCGGTCAGCGCCATTATTCAGATATGTTGACCTTGGAGCAAGCGCCAAGCGCCATGCACGATCAGCTTTATAAGCAAGCATTGGATCAAGGAGCGCCACGTACTGCCACTGACATTGCAAATTTAGCTTTTACGCTACATCACATTTTTAATGATAAAGTTAATAGCGAGCATCCTCTAATATTAGTCAGTTTAGTCCGTGCAGGATTGCCCGTTGGGGTATTATTACAACGCGCCCTAAAAGATGCTAACCGCACTTATCATCTGCCAAGTCAGCATTATGGCATTAGCATTATTCGTGACCGCGGCCTCGATAGTATCGCGTTACAGCTTATTTTAGACAAGTATCCAGATAGTCCAATCGTATTCGTTGATGGTTGGACAGGCAAAGGAGCTATTTATCAGGAGTTAGCGCGTAGCCTTGAGCCGTTCAACGACTCTACTCATGCCAATTATAATAACTTTTTTCATCAGGGCACGGACATCATTCCCCTATTGACCCTTGCTGATCCTGCTGGCATGGCTTGGCTTGCTGCCAGTACAGATGATTGGCTGATACCATCAGGATTATTAAATAGCACCGTATCAGGATTGATCTCGCGCAGTCTTTATACTGATCCTGAATCAGGTCTACATCGCAGCGTGTTTTATGACAACTTAGTAGAGAGTGATAATAGCTTAGCATTTATTGATACTATCGATACGCTAAGGCAGTCATTGGCTATGACCACTCGATTACTAGCGAGATTTGAGCATCCACGTTACCAAACGGCTGATTTAATTGATACTTTGGCTGATCAATATAAGATAACCAATCGCAATCGTATCAAGCCAACTATTGCAGAGGCAACAAGAGCGATATTACGCCGTGATCCTGAGCAAGTATTGTTAGCCTCTGCCGATCATCCTGACACCAGACTGTTACGTCATTTATGTGCCCAGCGTAATATTGAAATTACGGTATTAGGTGATAAAATACTGCCTTATCAAGCCATTACTATTATCAAACAACGTACGGCTCATATTTAA
- a CDS encoding HpcH/HpaI aldolase/citrate lyase family protein: MTDNESNLYNSTQSYATLITERHAMIKPHAHHPYQLGASLYMPATRQDIWQVIKRDKLPTINSIIICLEDSVSHSDVELALTRLQILLDNWALHVHSINEPSRQDATHLQQQNNQPTRPLVFVRARNPMMLQKLADFRHIELLDGFVLPKVDMYSLSNWRMACQNLSAEQLLMPTLETAALFNPHHNQELAIGFKEAFSQPVFALRIGGNDLFAALRLRRPKNNIIYDTPIGTLAYQLLGCFVPHGFYLSAPVFEYLDQPMLFMQELNRDVSLGLVGKTVIHPSQIALVQQAYCVPTSMLDEAQAILHSEAKAVFKYNNTMLEPATHRAWADEVINRAQVFGTINDGNSDYKPLL, encoded by the coding sequence ATGACAGACAACGAATCCAACCTTTATAACTCTACTCAGTCTTACGCTACGCTTATCACTGAGCGTCATGCGATGATTAAGCCACACGCCCATCATCCTTATCAATTGGGTGCCAGCCTATATATGCCTGCTACTCGCCAAGATATCTGGCAGGTCATCAAGCGCGATAAGCTGCCAACGATCAATAGCATTATCATCTGCTTAGAGGATTCGGTGAGTCATAGTGATGTTGAGCTGGCGCTTACTCGCCTGCAAATCTTGCTCGATAACTGGGCATTGCATGTGCATAGTATTAATGAACCCTCAAGACAAGATGCCACTCATCTACAGCAGCAAAACAATCAGCCGACGCGACCTCTAGTATTTGTGCGCGCGCGAAACCCTATGATGCTACAAAAGCTCGCTGATTTTAGACATATCGAGCTACTTGATGGTTTTGTACTACCTAAAGTTGATATGTATAGTTTATCGAATTGGCGTATGGCTTGTCAGAACTTGAGTGCTGAGCAGTTGTTGATGCCAACGCTTGAGACCGCCGCGCTATTCAACCCGCATCATAATCAAGAGCTGGCTATTGGTTTTAAAGAAGCCTTTAGTCAGCCTGTTTTTGCGCTACGCATCGGTGGCAATGACTTATTTGCCGCATTGCGTCTACGTCGCCCTAAAAACAATATCATTTATGATACCCCTATCGGTACGCTGGCTTATCAGTTACTTGGCTGCTTTGTGCCCCATGGCTTTTATTTGAGTGCACCTGTGTTTGAGTATTTGGATCAGCCAATGCTCTTTATGCAGGAGTTAAACCGTGATGTCAGCTTAGGGCTCGTTGGCAAAACCGTCATTCATCCGAGTCAAATCGCTTTAGTTCAGCAAGCTTACTGTGTGCCGACTAGCATGCTTGATGAAGCGCAAGCAATACTACATAGTGAGGCCAAAGCCGTATTTAAGTATAATAATACTATGCTAGAGCCTGCCACTCATCGTGCATGGGCGGATGAAGTCATCAATCGAGCTCAAGTATTCGGCACGATCAATGATGGTAACAGTGACTATAAACCACTGCTTTGA